GGCGACATTCGGTGTGCACCTGGCGCGCGGGCGGCAGACGGCCCTGAAGCTGATTGCCGATACGCAAGATGACAGTGTTAAAGAACTGCTCTACAATATTTACCTCTACCAGTGCTATCAGGGCAAAGCTCTGCGTGAAGCGCTCGACTTTTTGAAGCGGCAAAACGAGTCGAACAGTTTGCCCGCAGACCGTCGCCGGGAGTATCAGTACCTGCTGTTAATTCTGTACCTAAACGAAGAGATGTTTCTCGAAGCTTCGCGCCTTTACCGCGACCTCGCTGAAATCGACGATGAGTACCGCGACCTTAAACACCTCAGGGTGTTCATCGACCAGATCGATCTGAATCCCCATGCCGAGAATTTGAAGCCGTTCAAGCAAATACTCAAAGACAACTTTGAGCCGCTGCTGATGCCCGATCTGACTTATGCGATTTCAGGCTTTCGCAAGAATCGCGGCCTGGCGATCACGAAGTTCTTTGACCTGAGTGGCGATCGGCCTCAGCTACGCATCGAATACGATGTTATGACCGCCGAGAAGAGCGCAGATCTTTTCATGCAGATGATGCCTGAAGAGTTTCAAAAGTTTGTTTTGTACATCATCACAAATCTCGAATACAATGAACCCGTTAAAGAATCTTCGGGTGAAAAAGATCTTGTCTTGTATTCGGCGATCTCGTCAAAGAGCAAATCGATTCGGGCGCTGTTTGCGTTCTACCGGCTCAGAACGGGCTCGCACATCAGCGACATTTCATTGCGCAATCTTCAGAATAAAATGCAGTCGCTTAAGGCAGACAAAACCTATATTATATCGAGCGCGCAGCTCACAGAAGGCGCCGCTGCTCTGATCTTGAAAGAATCGTCACTAAAGCAATTCGATGCCGAGCATCTCGCCGAATGGCTGCACGACTATTTCAAATCGACGCGCCGGCACTAACGGGTTACTGTTTCAAGAACCCTTGAGCAATCGACCGCAACCGAAAAAGTGAAATGCAGCAAAGCCGCTTTATTGTGCGCGCCACAGGGCCCGGTAGGTTTTAGAATTCTTGAGCAGCGTACGGTGGCTACCCATCGCCTCGATGCCGCCGTTACCCAGCACGATGATCGAATCGGCATGCGCGACGGTGCTCAGGCGGTGCGTGATCAGCAAGACGATGCGCTTACGGCTGAGCGCGCGCAGATGAGAACGAATGCGCTGCTCACTGATGGTATCAAGGTGCGCCGTCGCCTCGTCGAGCACCAGAATCGGGGCCTTGCGCGCGAGAGCCCGCGCGAGCGTCAACCGGTGGCGCTGCCCACCCGAAAGTTTGAACCCTCGTTCGCCGATCAGCGTATCGAGCCCCTGGGGTAATTCTTGCACGAAGCCATCGGCGTCTGCCGCCTTGAGCGCCAGACGAAGGTCTGCCTGGGAGAAAAATTCGTCACGCCCGAACAGGTTATCGCGCACAGTGCCGTCGAAAAGTATCGCATCTTGTGTGACGATGGCGATGAGCCGCCGGTAGTCAGCGAGCTCGAACTCGGTCACATTCACACCATTCAACAGAATTTCACCCTGTTGCGGCGAATAGAAACGGCAAAGCAGGTCGATCAAAGTTGTTTTGCCAATGCCGCTCTCGCCCACGATCGCATAAATTCGCGACGGCTGTAATGAAAGCGTGACGTTTTTCAGAACGGGATTTCCCTCACGGTAAGAGAACGTGATATTTTCGAAATCCACCTTGCGGATTGAGTTCGGTACTGTGCGATGCCCCGTATCGGATTCTTTATCGAGTTTCAACATGTCTAGCACCCTGTCGAGAGATGCCATCGACTTCTGAATCTGGCTCAGCGAAAAGACCATGCGCCAAACCGGGTACAGCAGCATACCGCTGTACATCTGAAATGCTACGAGGTCACCCACGCTCGTTTCGCCGCGTAAAAAATAAATGCCGCCAAATACCATAATCAGCAGCGAGGTAATCGGTATCAAGAAGTTCCAGATTCCGTCGACCGCCGATTCGCGTATGGCCGCAAAGATGTTTTTGCGAAACATGAGGTCTTGCGTGAGGTTATAGCGCCGCTGCTCGGCGGCCTGCATTTCGAAGGCTTTCACGGCGCGAATGCCGGCGAAAACTTCGCTCGTGCGTGCGTCTTGCGCCGAACGGTCGTTACTGACTGAGCGGTAGACAGGGCGAACTTTCAGAATGTAGATGAGGCTAATATAGATCAGCGGCGGTATAAAACCCGAAGCCACGAGCGCCAGAGGCAAATGCCAATAAACGAGAATCGCAAAAGTAATGACGATGCGCAGAAACGCCACGCCCGGCGAAATTACCGCCATCTGCAGAATACCCGTCAGGTTTTCTGCGTCGCTCGTGAGCCGCGAAACAATACCACCGGTCTTGAGCTCATGAATCTGGCCCAGCGGTAAGTGCATTAAGTGCCTGAAGAGGCGCAGACGCAGCCGGCGCACAAACCTGCCGTTCACCAGAACAGTATAGAAGCGCCGCCAAAAGTCGATTGCCTGCGCCGAAACGAGCATGAAAAGCAAAGCAGCGCCAATCGTCAGCAACAGAGTTTTCTTTTCACCAGCGCTGAGCTGCGCATTCATCAGCACCCCATCGAGAATATGCCGGGTCGTCACTGGCACCGCAAGGTACAGCAGTTCGGTCGCGCAGGCTGCGGCGAAAATTATCGCGAACGGGCGCCTGTAATCTGCCATGAGATCGAGGTAAGCGCGCAGATTGGCTCGCGACGCCTGCTTGTTTTCGAGCTTCTTGGCAGTGGTCTGCTTGTGGGTGTCATCGAGAAACTGGCGAAAGAGCCAGCGAGAAGAAACGAGGGCCATGTGCAGAGAAAATACTCCGCCGATGGACATACGACAAATAATCTACAGCGGCTCGAGGCCCGGGTTTTTCTGCAGCTCTTCGGCGACGAACTTCTCAACGCGCTTTGTCGATTCATTCGAAAGTGTCGTGAACAAGACTCCGCAGGTGTAGCGCCGTTCTTCGGTTGTTTCGCGCGTGCACCAGCGCACCAGCCCCTGGCAAATGAAGCGCAGAGATTTTCCCGGCAGGTAAACGTTTACGCTGATGAGTGTGTTCTTCGGCAGTTGCCTGTCAGTTATCATGCGCAGACCAATAGGACTTAGGTCTGTTATCACGGCTTCATACCTGCCGGGTTCTGTCCACACGTTGTAGCCGATGACTGCATCGAGTTTGAGCCTCTGGCCCTTGCGAATGACGCTCTTATACAGCTTCGTGGGCTTCAAGATGCGAATCAGGTTGCCCTGCCGCGCAGCTTCGACCTGCGAATCGAAACGAAAGCGAAAGTTTGACATGGTGAAGTCGACCCTGACGGGTTCGGAGAGGGGCGCATTCAGAAAGTCTTCATCAACGCGCACCGTCAGGTGGGTGTCGCCGAGGTTTTCGAGCACTCCCTGATAGCGATTACCCTCGGGATTATCGTCGATGGGCATTATCTGCAAAGCAAGACTCTGGCGCAGTATAGACATAATCCTCCTTGGGGAACAGCTACCGTGAACCTGAAGAGCGACACCGTCAACCGGATTTTGCACTTGACCCTCTGCACTCAAAGCGATGTTTGCGGCAGGGAAAAGTTGGTGCTTGCTTAAAGCAATCCACAAAAATTAAGATACTTTATGGAACCTCTCAAAGAGCTTTCGCATGTCGTCACAGAATTGCCGCGTGGCGGTTACCTGGTACAAACGCCGGGCGGTTATTTTCAATTTGGCGCTCCGCCTGAAACCATCAAAGATACGATGTTTTTACCCGAAGGGGTGCCGACGGTATTCGTTCTGCCGAAGCACTTTTTCAACTGGCGCAAAGGCATAAGCGTCGCCGAACTCGAGTTTCCGATCTACTACAATTTCTTTCTGAAGAAGCGTAAAACCATTCTCATCTGTAACGAAGAGCAGTTCTTGCGCTTCAAGACTGTTTTTAACGAAGCGGTGTTCGGGCCCAAAGATCTCGATGTCTCTCGCGACTACGTCGAAGGGCTTGAAGTGCCGGCGCTCAAGCGTGAGATGAAATTTTTCAGCAGCACCTTCAAATTTGCCGACATGGTGGGCTTTGGCATTTTCAACGAAAAACGCCGCTTCACTTATAAGGGCGTTACCGTCAGCCAAGATGCTGATGATAACTTTCAGGTATCGAGCGGCAGCAAGCACATCGCCGATATTCCCGGCAAGATTGAATTCAAAACCATTTACCGAATCGGCGAGCGTCTGCATGAGCCTTTCGTACCCCCATTATTCGGGGTCACCTGCCTCGGCCCGAGCCATGGATTTGACCCAAGCGAGAACACTTCGGGTTTCACAATTTGGCTGAACCATAGCGGCATCATGATCGACCCGCCGGTCAACACGACCGAGTGGCTTGAAGATTCGAACGTGAACCCGAAATTTATCGACAGTATTATTCTGACGCACTGCCATGCCGATCACGACGCGGGTACATTTCAAAAGATTCTCGAAGAAGGCAAGATTACCATTTACACGACCGAAACGGTCATGGGCAGCTTTCTCAAAAAATACTCAGCTCTCGCGAATATCGACGAAAGTTATATGCGGCGTTTGTTTGACTTTAAACCGGTAAAAGTCGGCCAACCATTTTTTATTCACGGTGGGCGTTTCGAGATTTTTTACACGTTGCACTCGATACCGGCGATTGGGTTTACTCTGAAGTTTCAAGACCAGTCATTCGTGTATTCGTCTGATCACAATAATGATCCGGTGATTCACGAGCAGCTTCGCGAAAAGCAGATAATCAGCGAATCGCGCTATAATGCCCTTAGAAACTTTCCGTGGCACAGCAACGTCATTTACCATGAATCGGGCATTGCTCCCCTGCACACGCCCATCGCTCACCTTGATTCTTTGCCCGACGATGTGAAGAAGCGCATTGTCGTCTACCATATTAGCGAGAAAGATTTTCCGAAACAGACGCATCTGACACTCGCAAAATTCGGTATTGAGAATACTCTCTACTTTAATGCGGCTGCACCTGAGAATGTGAAGGCTTCTCAGATTCTTGGCACACTGAAACAACTCGACTTCTTTGAAGACATGCCGATTTCGCGCGCACAAGAATTCATTGACATTGTTCAGATAGAGCGGTACAAAAAGGGTGATCTGATCATTCAACAAGGCACCAGCGGAGACCGCTTCTACATCATCTATTTCGGTTCGGTTTCGGTACGCACTCAAGACCTGCAATCGCGCAAGATCTATGGCGCTTATGACTATTTCGGTGAAGTCGCGCTGGTAACCAACCAGCTGCGCACGGCTGACGTTGTGGCTGAAACCGAAGTCACACTTTTCACCGTCGAAAAAGACAAGTTCTTGAATTTCATTTCAGGTTCAGAGTTTGAGAAGATTTTGCTCAAACTCGCCAAGGTGCGTGACGCCGAAACCTGGAACGTCATCTCACAGAGCCGGCAGCTGAATTTTCTCACTTCGACGCAGAAAACCTGGCTCGAGTCGATGCTGATTCCCGTCGAGTTTACCGAAAAGGGCCCGATTTACCCCGAAGGTGTGCCGCCACAATACTTCTACATCATACGCTCCGGTGAGGTGACGCTCACCAACAACGGCGTAGAAGAAGGGCTGCTGACGCGGGGCGATGTTATTGTGCATAGTGAACTTCTCAAAACCGGTCGCGAGAATTTTCAATACGGTTTCATCAACAAGAGTGAAGCTTCGCTCTATGCCGTTTCACGCGAAGATGCGCTCAAGTTTTTCGACCGCAACCCCGGCGTAAAAATGAAACTGCAGTACGAGTTCTAGCATGGCCGCACAGCCGCCACGCGGCATATCGACCCCGAAGTTTCCGTTTCACACGACGCAATCAGAGTTGCGTATTCTCGGTGAGCTTCTGGCCATCGTCGCTCTGAGAGGCAATAACGCCGCTGAATGGCAAAATGAGGATTTCTTAACCTCACGCAACATCACGACTGCGGCCATCTGCATCGAAGCTCTCAGAGAGACACTTTTCCCTGAAGAAACAAAACTGCGCAAGAAGCGCGCTGAATTTCTTAGGCCACTCAATGGGTCACCGCTGCGGGCGCACTTTGACCAGTCACTCGAGACAGCGGTGATTACTTTGCACGCGCAGGTACAGAACAAGGTCGAATATGAGAATCTTTTGAAGCGTCTTCAGGCCTTCAACTTTGATGAGTGGCAGAACCTTTGTGACGACGAGCGCATCGATGCAGATTGACACCCTATACCTTGAGAAAGGTGCGCGGGACTACGCCGCGGCAGCCCGAATCGTTGAAAAACTGAATCCTCAAAAAATCGAAGAGATCGAAGACTACCAGACGATTTTCTCGAAACGCAGGACACCCTACCTGTCGAAGCGCGACACCCGTAACGTCTTTGTCGCGGTCAAACGCGGCGCACTTGTGAAAGAAGCGCCCGCAGCCTACGGTTACGGCAGCGATGACTTGCACTACTATTATATTCATGCATACAATTGTGTCTATGAATGTGAGTACTGTTACCTGCAGGGTTACTTCAGCTCGCCCGACCTCGTGCTGTTCGTGAACCATGATGAGATCATCAGAGATATGCGGGCGATCGCCGCCGCAAGCGCCGCTCAACGGGTCTGGTTTCATGCCGGCGAGTTCAGCGATTCGCTCGCGCTTTCGCACATCACCGCAGAGCTCGCCGACTACTGGCAGTTCTTTTCAGAAACCCCCAACGCCTATCTGGAGCTTCGCACCAAATCGATCAATCTGACGGCGATGCGCCAGTTAAAACCGATCAATAACGCGGTGGTCAGCTTCTCTCTCTCGACGCACACGCAGGCCGCCCGCCACGACCGTGATGCACCTACCGCCTCTCAACGCCTTGCCGCGATGCAGCGCCTGAAAGAACTCGGGTTTCGGCTCGGCGTGCATTTTGACCCCCTGATCTACGCACCCGATTTTGGGTCTAATTTCGAGGCAATCGTGTGTGACCTCTCTGAAAGAGTGGGCTTTGCAGGTATCGATTACATCTCGCTCGGTGTCGTGCGTTTCGCTAAAGATGTCTACCGTGAAGCAAAGGAAAATTACCCGGCTTCAGACATTTTCGCGCGAAATTTTATTCAGGGCACCGACCACAAAATGCGCTACGTACGCCCGCTGCGCCTGCAAATGCTCGAACTGGGCCGCGAGATTCTGAAAAAGCATGGTTGCCCTGAAGATAAGATTTACTTTTGCATGGAATGAGCGCCCGACAAATTACCCAGTCAGACACGCAGAATCGTTTTATCATCGGCATCACCGGTGCGTCAGGCGCTGATTACGCACTGCGACTCATCTGGCGGCTCAGTGCGATCAAAGGCGAAAGCGATGTGATTATCTCGCCGAATTTCTATAAAGTGCTCGCCAGTGAAGGCGGCATTGACGGCGCCAGCGGTCAAAATCTTCTCGAGATTGCCATGGCCCGCTACGGCAAGACGAGCGACCTGCACGAATTCTCGAATCTGGCGTATACGGATATTGGTGCACGCGCTGCCAGCGGTTCGCAAAAATACCGCGCGATGGTGATCGTGCCGTGCAGCATGAAAACGCTCGCAGCTGTCACGCATGGCCTAAGCCAGAATCTTATCGAACGCGCGGCAGATGTATCGCTGAAAGAACGGCGAACGCTTATTGTTTGCCCGCGCGAATCGCCGTTGAGTACAATTCATCTGCGCAACATGCTCGCGCTCAGCGAGGCGGGTGCAATTGTAATGCCGCTCATGCCTGGATATTACCATAAACCTCAAAACATTACCGACCTCTATGATTTTATGGTCGACCGTATCATGCAACACCTCGGGCTGAGCGAACGGGCGATCGAACCATGGCAAGGTTGATCGTTTGTCTATTGGCATTTGTGCCGGCGTTGCACCCGATTGCCGTCGAATACGACCTCGATCGGCCGCTTGAGTCACCTGGCACCTGGCGCTATCACCAAAGTTCACATTTCTATGCGCAACACCGGTGCGGTGAATCGCAGCTACAGGCAATTGGCCGGCGCATTCAGAGATTTCTCGAGGCACCAGAAAGGCAGCGCGCGGCAGAATTGGGCCCGGTGCTGCAGGTGCGACTATATGCCTCTGCAGCCGACTATCGCAAGAACCTGAAATTCTCAAAATACCGTGACGGCCACTATAACCGCCGCCTGGGCATCATAGTCAGCTACTGCGATGTACCGGCGCACCGCCTGGCAGAGCAAATGACCTTGTACGCACTCGCCGATAAGCCGCTGCGCAAATGGCAGCGGGTTTTTCTTGCTGAGGTTATTCCTGTTTTGGCCGGGCGCAACCTGCAGAGTGCATTCGACGACGTGGGTAAAGACAAGCCTGCAGCCCTGTTGCCAGTTTTATATTCAAACCACTGGCCGGGGCGAAGCGAGCGGGCCACTTTAAGACTGCTCGCGATTCACCTCGCCGATCGTCAGCTGCTCGAACCCTTTGTTGAAAGGCTACTTGAAGCGGCGGCAGCAGATGACACGGGTCTCGAATTGCTCGAAAGCCTGACAGAGGGCAACATTGCGCCGCTGGCCGAGAGCATCGCGGGCGCCGCGGCGGCGAATGGCAATAAAACTTTACGCAAAGGCCAAACGAAATAAGCGTACTCCCTGAATGTTCGGCTTCATCGTTCTACTCGCTATCGCCTCGGCTTCGGCCATTCTTCTGCTCTGCATCGCGCAGCTGATACGCGTGCCTGAAAACGGCGTGGCAATGCCCACCGCCGATTCTGGCATGCTCGTTTATCGCCGGCCTCTTTATCGTGCAGTTGCCGCCGCGGCAGCGGTATTTTCACTCATGCTTGCTGCAGGCTATTACTTCGATTTTGCGCGAAACAAAATTTCAGACTGGAAAATACTTTTGCTCACCTCAGGCGGATTTCTGCTTTTTCTGGTGGCGGCAATCGCCAGCGAGTCATTACTCCGGTACATGAAGCGGCGCGTAGTGCAGCTGCAGAAAGAAACCATTAGCCGTATCTTCAGACAAGTGCTTTACGCTGGCGCACTCATGGGGCTCGGCGCAGTTCTGATGGCGATCGTTTATGCATGGCTGGCGCAGAGCCAGAAAAACCAGATGACGCAGCTCTATCTGATACCGGCCTATGCGGGCGCGCTGCTGATGTTCTACCAGCGGTTTCATGTCGCGCTGACTGCCCGCTCGGCCGATTACGCGTTTGAACTCATGGCCCGCCAAGAAGCATTACTTCCGCTGGCGGGCGCGTCGAATCCGCTATGGCGGCTGAGGCAGTCTTTTGCCGCCATTAACCGCTTTCTTTTCTCGCACCTCGAATACCTGGTGCTCGCAGTCGTCGTGCTCACGGTCTCACACCAGATCGAAGCGCAGACGAAACTGCCTTCTAATCTGGGTGCGACGGTCTCGTTGACAGTGTTTGCGATCGGCGTTATTGCGACAATACCTGCGCTCTTTATAATGCGGGTCAGAGAAAAAACATCACCCGAGACGTTTCTGTGGAATATCCGCATCGGCTATGTTGCGTCTCTGGGCGTACAGGCAGTCATTACGTATGTCGTGCTCGTTGTATTCGCACAGTTGCACATTAAATTCTTCTGGATTACATTCATCGGTTCACTGACTGCCCTGCTGCTGAATGTCTATTCTGCCGCCTTCGTCGCAGAAAATCACAAGACAGCACGGGGTCTCATTGCCGCAGCCGCCAGCTCCGTTTCGACAGTGGTTCACCGTGGTATAGCAGCCGGCATGCGGGGCGCAGCGGTGCCGGCGCTGATTGTCGCCTTCATGATGGGTCTTGTCTACCTGATGGGTGTTGTCGACGAGAAAGGCGAAGACCGCTTTGTGTACGGCCTGTTTGCCCTTGCTTTGGCGCTCACGTCGATGGTATCGCTCTTCACTGTTGCGCAGGCGACTGCTGTCATAACTTCAATCGCTTCGCATTTTATCGCCGAGGCGAAGCTCAATTACCGCAAGGGAGAAATGCACTCGGCGCTTGAAAAATTCAGAATCTTGCGCAGTATCTCTTTGCCCTCATACGTGCTGCACGGTAAGATCATGCTCTCGGCGCTCGCGATGCTGATTTTTCTCGTGTACACACAGCTTTTGAGCGAAGCAGGCGCCGCCACTCTGTTTAAGCACCTGACGGAAACAGCTACGCTTCTGCTGGGCGGCATTACAACCTATTATCTTTCAGCGCGCGTCAATGAATTGGTGCTGAATCTCGGGCCCTTGATGGTGCGTGAAACCAGCAGGCAGTTTCGGGAAATGCCCGGGCTCATGGCTGGCGAAGTACCACCCGACACGGGGCAACTGCTCACAATTTCGCGCCAGTATCTGACGCGCAAAATTATGCCGCTATTCTTGCTCGCTATGTTTTTGCCTGCAGCTGCCTGTCTAATGGGTGGCATATATGGATTAACAGGCTACCTGATTGGCTTTGGTTTCTTTACATTTCTCAGCGCCAACAGCTGGCTCACCACCGGTGCAGCCTGGTCGAGCGCGCGCCACGCGGCCGAGGCCGATGCTCAGGTATCAAGGCACACTGCCCAGCTCGAGGCGTTGACGCAGGCCGATATTGTCGGCGACTCAATGCACGAGGCGGCAGCCCCGACGCTGGCGGCGGCAGTGCATGTGACGATAATCGCATCGCTCATATTTACACCCGCGACTCTCGAGCTGCACACGCAACTGCGCGAATTCGTCAAAACTTTTTTCTGAAGCGCCCTGCTAACCCTGCATAATCTGCAGATTGCTGTGTATATGGCTGCCCGCCAGCGCAGAGCGGCTGGTTTTTATTATGTAGGCTGCCAGCGCCTCTGCGGGCGTGGGCTGCACGCTGCTGAGTCCCGGTAATTTGAAAAGCGGAGAAAGCACGCCGGTGACAACACTCGCCAATTTTTCGCCTGTGCGGTGTTCTTTGCGGTCACCGATGAGCAGCGAGGGTCTGTAGAGATGCAGCGCAGGCAGGTTCAAGGCCATCAGCTTTTGTTCGACCTCGCCCTTGACCCGATTATAGAAAATGCCAGATTTGGGTGAAGCACCATGCGCGGTGACGACGTGCAGCGAGCGAGCGCCCAGCGCGAGCGCCTCTGCCGCGAAGTTTACAACAAAATCGTAATCCACCTGACGAAATGCTGCCTGACTGCCGGCCTTCTTGATGGTCGTACCCAGTGTACAAATTGCAATGGGAGCTGTTGGTTTCTTTCCAGGCCATACGACAGACGTCGTAAAGCTATGCGGCACGAAATGCAGGTTCGCTGATTCTGGCCCAGGGGCACTGCGGCCGAGGCACCAGATCTCAGCCCCACCCTGCGCGATCAGCTGCTTCACCACTTCTGTACCGACGAGGCCTGTGGCGCCCGCGATGATGTAATCTGTTTGCATGTCTGTCCCCTGGTGATTTTTGCCAATGTTCAATCGAGAAAGCGCGCCCGCAATTCGGGTGTCGGCAGATAGCAGGCTTCGCGTTTACCGAACCATCGATAGCGATTGCGCGCAACGAAGCGATAGAGAGCATTCGCCATGAATGCGGGCACCAGTCGCCCCAGGCTGCCGAAAAATCGCCACGGTTGTTTCAGGTATTCGCTGATGGCGATAACAGCTTCGGCTTCGAGGCAGAGGCGCCCCTGCACAGAAAACACGATGCTATCGGGCAGAGCCAAGGTATGAGCAGAATGTTTTTTTTTGAAGGTTTCACCCTGCAGAGGCGCGAATTTTACCACGTGGTTTCGTTCATGCCGAATGATAAACTGAACAGCGCCGTTGCAGAGATTGCAGACGCCGTCGAAGAATATTATGGGCGTCTCGTCAGACGTGTTTTTTAATCCACTTGATGATGTCAGAAATCACCTGCTTGCGGTCACCGAGAGGCTCGTTCATTGTCTCGTGGTAGAACCCCGGGTAAATCTTCAGCGTTTTGTCTTTCGAGCTGAGGCCCTGAAAGAATTCACGACTACCTTCAGCGAGCGCAATACCGTCGGCATCGCCATGGAAAACCAGCACAGGCATCGTGATGCGGCTCGCCTCGTGCAAGAGTTGCGTACCGGTCGCGAAGAGATCGACACCCATCTTCATAGATATTTTGCCGTGCACGAGCGGGTCGTTCACATAGGCCTGCACGACGTTATCGTCGCGTGAAATCAGTTTTACGTCTAGCCCCGCAGGCACCGTCATCGCCGGCGCTAGGCGCGCGAGCACCGTACCCACAGCCTTTTTGATTGCCTGAACCGCATCGAGTGCAGGCTTAAAGGCCCCGCTCGAAACTGCCAGGCCGTTCAGTTCTTTTGCAACATCACCCCTGAGAGCCGCAAGCACCGCAATAAGGCCACCCATTGAATGGCCCAGCAAAATCATCGGCAACTTTCCGTTCTCTTTTCGCGCCTTTTGAATCAGTAACGCGAGATCATCGGCATAGACATTAAAGTCGTCGATATGCCCGCGTTTGCCCGGCGTCTTTCCGTGCCCACGTGCATCGAGTGCATAGACCACGGCTTTTTCTTTTTCAAGCTCAGCCAAAATATTGTTATAACGACCCGAGTGTTCGCCGAAACCGTGCTGTATCACCACGACGAATTTTGGCTTGCTTTTGCCCGGTTTCCAGGTCTGTGTGTAGAGTTCGAAACCGTCTTGAGGATTTTTAAGAGTCGAAGCCGTCTGCTGCATAGGGTTAGGGCCCAACCCCTGAACAGAGGGTAAACTTGATTTCGGCCCCGGTGCCTATTTAATCAACTTACCTGAAAATACCGTCGGTAAATCGGTAAATCCAATCCACTTGTTAAACCAGAGACGGTAATAGACGAAAAACGAGAGAAAATAGAGAGTAATGATGATGGCCATGACGGCCGTCTTGCGGTATTTGAAGGTCTTTCCCAGTTCGACTACATACTTGAGCACCGCATTGGTTGCTTCTTCGATATATGAGATCAGAAAATAAAAGAGCGCGACTACCAAGAGCATGCCGAGCAGCGTCACGATAGCCGGCGCCAGGTATTTGTCGAGGCCCATGATCTGTATGTTGACGATCTGCACCACAATGTCGATCACCAAAAGCGCGAGCACCCGAAACGACACGCGTATCACGCGAACCTGCCACGATTGATGTCCGTTGCTCATTGTTTGCCTGCCGTTGTTGTCTTTTTCGACGACCAGAGAATACGATTTTCCCTTTCGGTCTTTTTCTGCATAATTTTGAAGGTCTCTTTATCAAGTGCGATACGAATCTGCGTCGCTTCGGGCGATGCAAAAACCTTGAATTTCTGCAGGGCATCGCGCATCGCTGCGTGAGCCTCAGATGAGACAAAATCGCCGTTATCGCTGAGCTGGTCGATACTTCGCCACAGGTCAACGGCACGCTTGGCGTTCGGCCACGATGCGGGGTTCATTGGGTCAGAGCTTTCCCAAAAAACCTTAGCCTTTGCAAACGTCGCATCTTTTGTGCGGTAGCCACCCGGCGTATTTTCGAGCAGGTAATCGAGCACCTCGGTGCGTTTGAGATAGTAGTGCTGCAGTGCATCGCGCTCGTTTCGAATGCCTTTCTTTTCGGCAAGGGGAATATAACGCTCCACGACCTTCTCCAGGGTCTTCACGCGAATGTTATCTTTTTCTTTCGCCGGCAGGGCAGCAATGTGGCGCTTCACTTCGTAGAGCAGCTTCAATGCCCGACCCTGAATCTCATAAATATTCTCAACAGCAAAAAGAATTTCCGTCGCGTATTTCGTGCCTTTCTTCTTCGACACCACGTCAAGAGCCCTGCGCAAGAATTCTTCTTTGTTCAATGCCTCATGAAAGTAGTCAATCGCCAGATAAGTCATGTCGGGGTGAAACGACGACGCGACGCGC
The sequence above is a segment of the Turneriella parva DSM 21527 genome. Coding sequences within it:
- a CDS encoding ABC transporter ATP-binding protein gives rise to the protein MALVSSRWLFRQFLDDTHKQTTAKKLENKQASRANLRAYLDLMADYRRPFAIIFAAACATELLYLAVPVTTRHILDGVLMNAQLSAGEKKTLLLTIGAALLFMLVSAQAIDFWRRFYTVLVNGRFVRRLRLRLFRHLMHLPLGQIHELKTGGIVSRLTSDAENLTGILQMAVISPGVAFLRIVITFAILVYWHLPLALVASGFIPPLIYISLIYILKVRPVYRSVSNDRSAQDARTSEVFAGIRAVKAFEMQAAEQRRYNLTQDLMFRKNIFAAIRESAVDGIWNFLIPITSLLIMVFGGIYFLRGETSVGDLVAFQMYSGMLLYPVWRMVFSLSQIQKSMASLDRVLDMLKLDKESDTGHRTVPNSIRKVDFENITFSYREGNPVLKNVTLSLQPSRIYAIVGESGIGKTTLIDLLCRFYSPQQGEILLNGVNVTEFELADYRRLIAIVTQDAILFDGTVRDNLFGRDEFFSQADLRLALKAADADGFVQELPQGLDTLIGERGFKLSGGQRHRLTLARALARKAPILVLDEATAHLDTISEQRIRSHLRALSRKRIVLLITHRLSTVAHADSIIVLGNGGIEAMGSHRTLLKNSKTYRALWRAQ
- a CDS encoding PilZ domain-containing protein gives rise to the protein MSILRQSLALQIMPIDDNPEGNRYQGVLENLGDTHLTVRVDEDFLNAPLSEPVRVDFTMSNFRFRFDSQVEAARQGNLIRILKPTKLYKSVIRKGQRLKLDAVIGYNVWTEPGRYEAVITDLSPIGLRMITDRQLPKNTLISVNVYLPGKSLRFICQGLVRWCTRETTEERRYTCGVLFTTLSNESTKRVEKFVAEELQKNPGLEPL
- a CDS encoding tetratricopeptide repeat protein translates to MLYFAVLGILMLLALLAWLLTLRKSNPFHIVQKLMEEGQYDEAVLKLTAMSEDIDLAPRSYIYLAECHEQLGARDLARTCYKKAIDAGAFDDKDREIEIYKKIGEIYRSENDTEGFFEVCLEILRLNPGDELANQEVGMIALGDGHYSVAEIYLKAAMAHSDDPQLVLAYAVTLWQMGECDEAVAHVEKLLADAGEEHIYRLMYVTMATFGVHLARGRQTALKLIADTQDDSVKELLYNIYLYQCYQGKALREALDFLKRQNESNSLPADRRREYQYLLLILYLNEEMFLEASRLYRDLAEIDDEYRDLKHLRVFIDQIDLNPHAENLKPFKQILKDNFEPLLMPDLTYAISGFRKNRGLAITKFFDLSGDRPQLRIEYDVMTAEKSADLFMQMMPEEFQKFVLYIITNLEYNEPVKESSGEKDLVLYSAISSKSKSIRALFAFYRLRTGSHISDISLRNLQNKMQSLKADKTYIISSAQLTEGAAALILKESSLKQFDAEHLAEWLHDYFKSTRRH
- a CDS encoding cAMP/cGMP-dependent 3',5'-cyclic-AMP/GMP phosphodiesterase, whose product is MEPLKELSHVVTELPRGGYLVQTPGGYFQFGAPPETIKDTMFLPEGVPTVFVLPKHFFNWRKGISVAELEFPIYYNFFLKKRKTILICNEEQFLRFKTVFNEAVFGPKDLDVSRDYVEGLEVPALKREMKFFSSTFKFADMVGFGIFNEKRRFTYKGVTVSQDADDNFQVSSGSKHIADIPGKIEFKTIYRIGERLHEPFVPPLFGVTCLGPSHGFDPSENTSGFTIWLNHSGIMIDPPVNTTEWLEDSNVNPKFIDSIILTHCHADHDAGTFQKILEEGKITIYTTETVMGSFLKKYSALANIDESYMRRLFDFKPVKVGQPFFIHGGRFEIFYTLHSIPAIGFTLKFQDQSFVYSSDHNNDPVIHEQLREKQIISESRYNALRNFPWHSNVIYHESGIAPLHTPIAHLDSLPDDVKKRIVVYHISEKDFPKQTHLTLAKFGIENTLYFNAAAPENVKASQILGTLKQLDFFEDMPISRAQEFIDIVQIERYKKGDLIIQQGTSGDRFYIIYFGSVSVRTQDLQSRKIYGAYDYFGEVALVTNQLRTADVVAETEVTLFTVEKDKFLNFISGSEFEKILLKLAKVRDAETWNVISQSRQLNFLTSTQKTWLESMLIPVEFTEKGPIYPEGVPPQYFYIIRSGEVTLTNNGVEEGLLTRGDVIVHSELLKTGRENFQYGFINKSEASLYAVSREDALKFFDRNPGVKMKLQYEF